The Streptomyces sp. NBC_01268 genome window below encodes:
- a CDS encoding helix-turn-helix transcriptional regulator: MTTAPPAPVGREELLARLERVLQSRGRALLTGPAGVGKTEVALAAAARAEARGETVLWLATLPSDRDIPGATAAALLASVAATVTWPAAPAVPDAPTGTPPGAGYGTPGAAHGTPRGVPAADEDLAFPEPRSPAPDGAAPAYGSTAAYDSTPAYDTAPSGPPAAAHGPLGVSASGVFDALPGPQRTAVAMLCREAPLHEGGWDPIALRLGIARILRAITARGPALLVVDGVQHIDPDSADLLRFALHLAPPTLRVVSVETPEAYEAYGTQDAHDTHLWVPSEADVLLVPPLHADEIAELLIHHRLPSRMAGRIHKASGGNPRLALAVGRSLADARTPVHHAEALTLSGRARDLARQLLGTAPPDVRETLLLAALALRPSAALVRRAGRPNAEADLAAAERAGLVSLAEDGTVAFTAGLLPSTLVHDACWAERSAGHAALAKVVDDPVEAVRHRALATDAPDEELAAEVGAAADLARGRGNRALAAELALLAAESTPGQYGPRRIARLVDAAEEAARAARADLAMRAATDLLARDAVPADRVRARLAVLDTAGQGLTGLDEMYVHAMEDSEGDTALRAAVQLRLAVKYVLADGDPLRSRAAAVESAALAASMGDPRTAAQALTVQARMERALGSSDADAVLAQARALETAERPSGIRNAAQILTIRHALFDGRLVDARDQLNALLPLVQRRGSVEDAIELLSTLAEIESRLGPCSAALAHAGQSLGLTLEAGLSPGPAWYALALAETAGGSFGRAASYARRSVQASEEEGDRVFLSRSLYALGRVQLVNGDVAAALETLRRVEANERAQSTVDPSMLRWHEELAEALLAHDAVEEAVAVLAEVRPVAERLGRTSVLLGCDRAYALCLAAEGRTDEAAELLTRTAERFARAGLPLERGRALVALARVERRRRRRSAAQAALQTAAGVFERAGAAPWLVLTSETPAGPAGEGPVGEEALPALSALTEAELRLARLVGQGASNQEAAAKLYLSVKTVEARLTRIYQKLDVRSRAQLATALRP; this comes from the coding sequence TGCAGTCGCGGGGCCGTGCACTGCTCACCGGGCCGGCCGGGGTCGGCAAGACCGAGGTCGCGCTGGCCGCGGCGGCGCGTGCCGAGGCGCGCGGCGAGACCGTGCTGTGGCTGGCCACGCTCCCCTCCGACCGGGACATACCGGGCGCGACCGCTGCCGCGCTGCTGGCCTCGGTCGCGGCCACCGTCACCTGGCCCGCCGCCCCGGCCGTACCGGACGCGCCCACGGGCACGCCGCCGGGCGCCGGGTACGGCACGCCCGGGGCCGCACACGGCACGCCCAGGGGCGTGCCCGCCGCGGACGAGGACCTCGCGTTCCCCGAGCCGCGGTCCCCGGCCCCCGACGGCGCCGCCCCCGCGTACGGATCCACCGCCGCGTACGACTCCACCCCCGCGTACGACACCGCGCCGTCCGGTCCCCCGGCAGCCGCGCACGGTCCGCTCGGCGTCTCCGCCTCCGGGGTCTTCGACGCGCTGCCGGGCCCGCAGCGGACCGCGGTGGCCATGCTCTGCCGCGAGGCCCCGCTGCACGAGGGCGGCTGGGACCCGATCGCGCTGCGCCTCGGGATCGCCCGGATCCTGCGGGCGATCACCGCGCGCGGCCCCGCGCTGCTCGTCGTCGACGGCGTGCAGCACATCGACCCCGACAGCGCCGACCTGCTCCGCTTCGCCCTGCACCTGGCCCCGCCCACGCTGCGGGTGGTCTCCGTGGAGACGCCGGAGGCGTACGAGGCGTACGGCACGCAGGACGCGCACGACACGCACCTGTGGGTGCCGTCCGAGGCGGACGTGCTGCTCGTGCCGCCGCTGCACGCCGACGAGATCGCCGAACTCCTCATCCACCACCGGCTGCCTTCCCGGATGGCCGGGCGCATCCACAAGGCGAGCGGCGGCAACCCGCGCCTCGCGCTGGCCGTGGGCCGTTCCCTCGCCGACGCCCGCACGCCGGTGCACCACGCCGAGGCGCTGACCCTGTCCGGCCGGGCCCGCGACCTGGCCCGGCAACTCCTCGGCACCGCGCCGCCGGACGTGCGCGAGACCCTGCTCCTGGCGGCGCTCGCGCTGCGCCCCTCGGCGGCGCTGGTCCGCCGGGCCGGGCGCCCCAACGCGGAGGCGGACCTCGCGGCGGCCGAACGGGCCGGCCTGGTGTCGCTCGCCGAGGACGGCACGGTCGCGTTCACCGCCGGGCTGCTGCCGTCCACCCTGGTGCACGACGCCTGCTGGGCCGAACGCAGTGCGGGGCACGCGGCGTTGGCGAAGGTCGTCGACGATCCCGTCGAGGCGGTACGCCACCGGGCCCTCGCCACCGACGCACCGGACGAGGAGCTGGCCGCGGAGGTCGGCGCGGCGGCCGACCTGGCCCGGGGCCGCGGCAACCGCGCGCTGGCCGCCGAACTCGCCCTGCTCGCCGCCGAGTCGACCCCCGGGCAGTACGGTCCGCGGCGGATCGCCCGGCTCGTCGACGCCGCCGAGGAGGCCGCCCGCGCGGCCCGCGCCGATCTGGCCATGCGGGCCGCGACCGACCTGCTGGCCCGGGACGCGGTGCCCGCCGACCGGGTGCGGGCCCGGCTCGCCGTCCTGGACACCGCCGGGCAGGGCCTGACGGGGCTCGACGAGATGTACGTCCACGCCATGGAGGACTCCGAGGGCGACACCGCGCTGCGGGCGGCGGTGCAGCTCCGGCTGGCCGTCAAGTACGTGCTGGCGGACGGCGATCCGCTGCGCTCGCGGGCGGCCGCGGTGGAGTCGGCCGCGCTCGCCGCCTCGATGGGCGATCCGCGCACGGCGGCGCAGGCCCTGACCGTGCAGGCGCGGATGGAGCGGGCGCTCGGCTCCTCGGACGCGGACGCGGTGCTCGCACAGGCCCGGGCCCTGGAGACGGCCGAGCGTCCGTCCGGGATCCGTAACGCGGCACAGATCCTGACGATCCGTCACGCCCTGTTCGACGGACGTCTCGTGGACGCCCGCGACCAGTTGAACGCGCTGCTCCCGCTGGTGCAGCGGCGCGGCTCCGTCGAGGACGCCATCGAGCTGCTGAGCACCCTCGCGGAGATCGAGTCCCGGCTGGGCCCCTGTTCGGCGGCCCTGGCGCACGCGGGCCAGTCGCTCGGGCTCACCCTGGAGGCCGGACTGTCGCCGGGGCCCGCGTGGTACGCCCTCGCGCTCGCGGAGACCGCGGGCGGCAGCTTCGGCCGGGCGGCGAGCTACGCCCGGCGCAGCGTCCAGGCCTCCGAGGAGGAGGGCGACCGGGTCTTCCTCTCCCGCAGCCTGTACGCGCTGGGCCGGGTCCAGCTGGTGAACGGGGACGTCGCCGCCGCCCTGGAGACGCTGCGCCGGGTCGAGGCCAACGAGCGCGCGCAGTCCACGGTCGACCCGTCGATGCTGCGCTGGCACGAGGAGCTCGCGGAGGCGCTGCTCGCGCACGACGCCGTCGAGGAGGCCGTCGCGGTCCTCGCGGAGGTACGGCCCGTGGCCGAGCGGCTCGGGCGGACCTCGGTGCTGCTCGGCTGCGACCGGGCGTACGCGCTGTGCCTGGCGGCGGAGGGCCGCACCGACGAGGCGGCGGAGCTGCTCACCCGCACGGCGGAGCGCTTCGCGCGGGCGGGGCTGCCGCTGGAGCGGGGCCGGGCGCTGGTGGCGCTGGCCCGGGTCGAGCGCAGGCGCCGGCGCAGGTCGGCGGCGCAGGCCGCGCTGCAGACGGCGGCCGGGGTGTTCGAGCGGGCGGGGGCGGCGCCCTGGCTCGTGCTGACGAGCGAGACGCCGGCCGGGCCGGCGGGTGAGGGTCCGGTGGGCGAGGAGGCGCTGCCCGCGCTGTCCGCGTTGACCGAGGCGGAGCTGCGTCTGGCCCGGCTGGTCGGGCAGGGGGCCAGCAACCAGGAGGCGGCGGCGAAGCTGTACCTGAGCGTGAAGACGGTCGAGGCACGGCTGACGCGCATCTACCAGAAGCTGGACGTACGCTCGCGCGCCCAGCTGGCGACCGCGCTCAGGCCGTGA
- a CDS encoding trypsin-like peptidase domain-containing protein, whose protein sequence is MPLTETEWGLVTSWVRDHLLDNPDPRRGLLRSALSRIFVADLPLTPDRDENARRIVGAARKDIGHQRRLLATLARLDTLDRLDAKDAAGRGTELRSLLGRLREDEEVAHSERDPFSTVVLRDGTAVFIDRAELREKLRRFVADPEQTVLVVDGEPDTGRSYTYQLIRHLGQHCGFRPVRVTLSRTTTAARLVGRLDEFVTEPGLDGVPLNPTQLNDPLPSIDDAVHRLVSRATAAEERYWLVLDECDTLDPNSDVWDCIGKLALAIYEHTPVRSQTVPRLVLLGYSSAMRQLPYDIRKNEVRDTSRAADADDLRAFFGQFFRESPTPPEEELLPGLVETTVAEVLRAVGAADPADSYMRRVCTAVEETVRTYLALAPGHDVTGPLRRALRTPAAPATPAVSELRRAYREAACLLDDFDPARLRLPGEERATGRAVAELVDDCTALAASQHALRWVLTPEVREATLKGFSGPAAAKAALGAADFDALSEGPRVERTAAALLWGALPTGSEPSVEELSDLLQAVLWLRHVPGTEGLLPDAEDVQRRLERARLLQPMRLLVEGTFHGRIRELDALRSYLALPAEPAEPPVLIHGIGGIGKSTLLAKFLLDSLAESAPEGFPFAYIDFERPTLSIQEPATMIAEAARQLGIQYPAHREAFDALADRCGETAAAQRGERNQLDELYQLSATRATLGRDYSAGFHARASAHEQELARELAELVARAAATPAGGMDPPLLIALDSFEQAQYRGSPVMSRMWAVWTALRAAYPRLRYVVAGRAPIDHPAKVMTPRTMALGELDEPAAVELLMSSGVDDEDVAGNLYDRVGGHPLSLKLAARTAVLLGEESETLGELLTTLPSRRRYFHYKVDQMLIQGTLYDRILKHISDDTVRSLVQAGLALRVITPELVREVLAVPAGLTVTSASEAGLLFGKLVSRLDLMESAGPQAIRHRADLRTIVLRLSDSARTDLMRAVDTRAVAYYAAREGPSARAEEIYHRLRLGENPRTVELRWEPGVESYLVDADHDMSPRSAAFLLARIGGHVPDQIMAEADQEDWERIAAREVEDLLTQGYVEAAAERLAERLPWTPCSRLHALLVETLARSGRSADARDTADRAVDRAEEAGCAESRLELLQLSARLAQDAGDFVDADRSLQEAESLAAGLGLPYESMGVLVARSRLAAVADEDSDETDRRLARTLRGIPDEALAQQPALARAAAASAGRVDPHVLEHTLRLVGLPGDDEAVLAALARWMDTAMADEPQLREPLTRILESAAAGAGADDRPDLPDTDPSRAKQVSAVHAVPGSSSAVHALPYAQVEEALREALRHGTLDSVARRALALRDHSGDLLLGVAAAMDAGTPVPAPGHGHGFGPGSGGQAGLAPPPDSAQAAWRTVPYLTDDELLRVQSAAVEAGLADAELRPRLFAGTTRHFRAGLPLRKTPFEQIRSDLRIVNRVERLIDGTVPLEVWLRNALTLTTQPGPVAVFQRALDDVARDAAGEPELSADFLPGEAKEEIVFRDDTVPFEFLQGGFQAGAAVARISVPPYESGAPLQPAYPHAGTGWLIAPGLLVTNHHVVIARTRTPGTPRARVTDDDLQLQVRNSRSRFDYGSDETETEEATAGALVAWDEALDYAIMRLSAEQPQRPVLRVATVPLAPAASEPVAVNIIQHPGGRPKRVALRNNLVYQADEKDVVYFTDTRGGSSGSPVLDDGWTVVALHRGTKRIEEVDFQGRATAFVNVGTQMSQVLAHLREHRPELYEEIMAAQAALFGQS, encoded by the coding sequence ATGCCTCTCACCGAGACGGAGTGGGGCCTCGTCACCAGCTGGGTGCGGGACCACCTTCTCGACAACCCCGACCCCCGCAGAGGGCTGCTGCGCTCCGCCCTGAGCAGGATCTTCGTGGCGGACCTGCCGCTCACTCCGGACCGGGACGAGAACGCGCGCCGGATCGTGGGGGCCGCGCGCAAGGACATCGGGCACCAGCGGAGGCTGCTCGCCACGCTGGCCCGGCTCGACACGCTCGACCGCCTCGACGCCAAGGACGCGGCCGGGCGGGGCACCGAGCTGCGGTCGCTGCTGGGCCGGCTGCGCGAGGACGAGGAGGTCGCGCACTCCGAGCGCGACCCGTTCTCGACGGTGGTGCTGCGGGACGGCACGGCGGTCTTCATCGACCGGGCCGAGCTGCGCGAGAAGCTGCGCCGTTTCGTCGCCGATCCCGAGCAGACGGTCCTGGTGGTGGACGGCGAGCCGGACACCGGGCGCTCGTACACGTACCAGCTGATCCGCCATCTGGGGCAGCACTGCGGGTTCCGTCCGGTGCGGGTGACGCTGTCGCGGACCACGACGGCGGCGCGGCTGGTGGGGCGGCTCGACGAGTTCGTGACGGAGCCCGGCCTCGACGGAGTTCCGTTGAACCCCACACAGTTGAACGATCCACTGCCCTCGATCGACGACGCCGTGCACCGGCTCGTCAGCCGCGCCACCGCCGCCGAGGAGCGCTACTGGCTGGTCCTCGACGAGTGCGACACGCTCGACCCGAACTCCGACGTCTGGGACTGCATCGGCAAACTGGCCCTCGCGATCTACGAGCACACCCCGGTCCGCTCCCAGACCGTGCCCCGGCTCGTCCTGCTCGGCTACTCCAGCGCGATGCGCCAACTCCCGTACGACATCCGCAAGAACGAGGTCCGCGACACCTCGCGGGCGGCCGACGCGGACGATCTGCGGGCGTTCTTCGGGCAGTTCTTCCGGGAGTCGCCGACCCCGCCGGAGGAGGAGCTGCTGCCGGGGCTCGTGGAGACCACCGTCGCCGAGGTGCTGCGGGCCGTCGGGGCCGCCGACCCGGCCGACAGCTACATGCGCCGGGTCTGCACGGCGGTCGAGGAGACCGTGCGGACCTATCTCGCGCTGGCCCCCGGCCATGACGTCACGGGCCCGCTCCGCAGGGCCCTGCGCACCCCCGCCGCACCGGCGACCCCCGCCGTGTCCGAACTGCGCCGCGCCTACCGCGAGGCGGCCTGCCTGCTCGACGACTTCGACCCCGCGCGCCTGCGGCTGCCCGGCGAGGAGCGGGCCACCGGCCGGGCCGTCGCCGAGCTCGTCGACGACTGCACGGCGCTCGCCGCCTCCCAGCACGCCCTGCGCTGGGTGCTCACCCCGGAGGTGCGGGAGGCGACGCTGAAGGGGTTCAGCGGGCCCGCGGCGGCGAAGGCCGCCCTGGGCGCCGCCGACTTCGACGCGCTCTCCGAGGGCCCGCGCGTCGAACGCACCGCGGCCGCCCTGCTGTGGGGCGCCCTGCCGACCGGCTCCGAGCCGAGCGTCGAGGAGCTGTCCGACCTCCTGCAGGCCGTGCTGTGGCTGCGCCACGTGCCCGGCACCGAAGGACTGCTGCCGGACGCCGAGGACGTCCAGCGGCGGCTCGAACGGGCCCGGCTGCTCCAGCCGATGCGGCTTCTGGTCGAGGGCACCTTCCACGGCCGGATCCGCGAACTCGACGCGCTGCGCTCCTATCTCGCGCTGCCCGCCGAGCCCGCCGAACCCCCCGTGCTCATCCACGGCATCGGCGGCATCGGCAAGAGCACCCTGCTCGCCAAGTTCCTCCTGGACAGCCTGGCCGAGTCCGCGCCCGAAGGGTTCCCCTTCGCCTACATCGACTTCGAGCGCCCCACGCTCTCCATCCAGGAACCCGCCACGATGATCGCCGAGGCCGCCCGGCAGCTCGGCATCCAGTACCCCGCCCACCGGGAGGCGTTCGACGCGCTCGCCGACCGGTGCGGCGAGACCGCCGCCGCCCAGCGCGGCGAACGCAACCAGCTCGACGAGCTGTACCAGCTCTCCGCGACCCGGGCCACCCTCGGCCGCGACTACTCGGCCGGCTTCCACGCCCGCGCCTCCGCCCACGAGCAGGAGCTCGCCCGTGAGCTCGCCGAGCTCGTCGCCCGTGCCGCCGCCACCCCGGCCGGCGGGATGGACCCGCCGCTGCTGATCGCGCTCGACTCCTTCGAGCAGGCCCAGTACCGCGGCTCCCCCGTGATGTCCCGGATGTGGGCCGTCTGGACCGCGCTGCGCGCCGCCTATCCCCGGCTGCGCTACGTGGTCGCCGGGCGGGCCCCCATCGACCACCCCGCCAAGGTGATGACCCCGCGCACCATGGCCCTCGGCGAACTCGACGAACCGGCCGCCGTGGAGCTGCTCATGTCCTCGGGCGTCGACGACGAGGACGTCGCCGGGAACCTGTACGACCGGGTCGGCGGCCATCCGCTCAGCCTGAAGCTGGCCGCCCGCACGGCCGTCCTCCTCGGCGAGGAGTCCGAGACCCTGGGCGAGCTGCTCACCACCCTGCCGTCGCGGCGCCGGTACTTCCACTACAAGGTCGACCAGATGCTCATCCAGGGCACCCTGTACGACCGGATCCTCAAGCACATCTCCGACGACACGGTCCGGTCCCTGGTGCAGGCCGGCCTCGCGCTGCGCGTCATCACCCCCGAACTGGTCCGCGAGGTCCTCGCCGTGCCGGCCGGGCTCACCGTCACCTCGGCCTCCGAAGCGGGCCTGCTCTTCGGCAAGCTGGTCTCCCGGCTGGACCTCATGGAGTCGGCCGGACCGCAGGCCATCCGGCACCGCGCCGACCTGCGCACGATCGTGCTGCGGCTCTCCGACAGCGCCCGCACCGACCTGATGCGGGCCGTCGACACCCGGGCCGTCGCCTACTACGCCGCCCGCGAAGGGCCGTCGGCGCGCGCCGAGGAGATCTACCACCGGCTGCGGCTCGGCGAGAACCCGCGCACGGTCGAGCTGCGGTGGGAGCCGGGCGTCGAGAGCTACCTGGTGGACGCGGACCACGACATGTCCCCCCGCTCGGCGGCCTTCCTGCTGGCCCGGATCGGCGGCCACGTCCCCGACCAGATCATGGCAGAGGCCGACCAGGAGGACTGGGAGCGGATCGCCGCCCGCGAGGTCGAGGACCTGCTCACCCAGGGGTACGTGGAGGCCGCCGCCGAACGGCTCGCCGAGCGGCTGCCGTGGACCCCGTGCAGCAGGCTGCACGCCCTCCTCGTCGAGACCCTGGCCCGCTCGGGCCGCTCGGCGGACGCCCGCGACACCGCCGACCGGGCCGTGGACCGGGCGGAGGAGGCCGGCTGCGCGGAGAGCCGGCTCGAACTGCTCCAGCTGTCCGCCCGGCTCGCCCAGGACGCGGGCGACTTCGTGGACGCCGACCGGTCCCTCCAGGAGGCCGAGTCCCTCGCGGCCGGCCTCGGGCTGCCGTACGAGTCGATGGGCGTCCTCGTCGCCCGCTCCCGGCTCGCCGCCGTCGCCGACGAGGACTCCGACGAGACCGACCGGCGCCTCGCCCGCACGCTGCGCGGGATCCCTGACGAGGCGCTCGCCCAGCAGCCCGCCCTGGCCCGGGCCGCCGCCGCCTCCGCCGGGCGCGTCGACCCGCACGTCCTGGAGCACACCCTGCGGCTGGTCGGGCTGCCCGGCGACGACGAGGCGGTGCTGGCGGCGCTGGCCCGCTGGATGGACACCGCGATGGCCGACGAACCGCAGCTGCGCGAACCCCTCACCCGCATCCTGGAGTCGGCCGCAGCCGGAGCCGGGGCGGACGACCGGCCGGACCTCCCGGACACGGACCCGTCACGCGCCAAGCAGGTCAGCGCCGTGCACGCCGTACCGGGCTCCTCCTCGGCCGTCCACGCCCTGCCGTACGCCCAGGTCGAGGAGGCCCTGAGGGAAGCCCTGCGGCACGGCACCCTGGACAGCGTCGCGCGGCGGGCGCTGGCCCTGCGCGACCACAGCGGCGACCTGCTGCTCGGCGTGGCCGCCGCGATGGACGCCGGCACCCCGGTGCCCGCCCCGGGCCACGGGCACGGCTTCGGTCCGGGGTCGGGCGGCCAGGCCGGCCTCGCCCCGCCGCCCGACTCCGCCCAGGCGGCCTGGCGGACGGTGCCGTACCTGACCGACGACGAGCTGCTGCGGGTGCAGAGCGCGGCCGTCGAGGCCGGGCTCGCCGACGCCGAACTGCGGCCCCGGCTGTTCGCCGGCACCACCCGGCACTTCCGGGCCGGGCTGCCGCTCCGGAAGACACCGTTCGAGCAGATCCGCTCCGACCTGCGGATCGTGAACAGGGTGGAGCGGCTGATCGACGGCACGGTCCCGCTGGAGGTCTGGCTGCGCAACGCCCTCACCCTGACCACCCAGCCGGGACCGGTCGCCGTCTTCCAGCGCGCCCTCGACGACGTGGCCCGCGACGCGGCCGGCGAACCCGAGCTGTCGGCGGACTTCCTGCCCGGCGAGGCCAAGGAGGAGATCGTCTTCCGCGACGACACGGTCCCCTTCGAGTTCCTCCAGGGCGGCTTCCAGGCCGGTGCCGCCGTCGCCCGGATCAGCGTCCCGCCGTACGAGTCGGGGGCGCCGCTCCAGCCCGCGTACCCGCACGCCGGCACCGGCTGGCTCATCGCGCCCGGCCTGCTCGTCACCAACCACCACGTGGTCATTGCCCGTACCCGCACGCCCGGCACCCCCCGGGCCCGGGTCACCGACGACGACCTCCAGCTCCAGGTCCGCAACTCGCGCTCGCGCTTCGACTACGGCTCGGACGAGACGGAGACCGAGGAGGCGACCGCGGGCGCGCTGGTCGCCTGGGACGAGGCCCTGGACTACGCGATCATGCGGCTGTCGGCGGAGCAGCCGCAGCGCCCGGTCCTGCGGGTGGCGACCGTGCCGCTGGCCCCCGCCGCGAGCGAGCCGGTCGCGGTCAACATCATCCAGCACCCGGGCGGCCGGCCGAAGCGGGTGGCGCTGCGCAACAACCTGGTCTACCAGGCGGACGAGAAGGACGTCGTCTACTTCACCGACACCCGCGGCGGCTCGTCCGGCTCGCCCGTCCTCGACGACGGCTGGACGGTGGTCGCGCTGCACCGGGGCACCAAACGGATCGAGGAGGTCGACTTCCAGGGCAGGGCGACGGCGTTCGTGAACGTCGGCACCCAGATGAGCCAGGTCCTCGCCCACCTGCGGGAGCACCGGCCGGAGCTGTACGAGGAGATCATGGCGGCCCAGGCCGCCCTCTTCGGCCAGTCGTGA
- a CDS encoding caspase family protein, with translation MPTGLSLHVGLNSVDPDRYDGWDGTLVACENDARDMARIAGAVGFTPTVLLTEEGTVDGITAALRDAAGKLSGGDILLFSYSGHGGQVPDVTGGDHEPDRRDETLVFYDRQFLDDEVHQEFLRFDDGVRIVTFFDCCHSGSSIELPGTAEVRGRYVPEPRQIALYDRDRDFYDDLQRSLAKAAAADGDGQGPPVILVSACQDNQVAADGAVNGAFTEALLEVWRDGAFHGDYRTFHKAIQAKLPPTQSPNLYTTGSPTEAFLGQRPLTV, from the coding sequence ATGCCCACCGGCCTTTCACTGCACGTCGGACTGAACAGTGTCGATCCCGACCGCTACGACGGCTGGGACGGCACCCTCGTGGCCTGTGAGAACGACGCCCGCGACATGGCGAGGATCGCCGGTGCCGTGGGCTTCACGCCCACCGTCCTGCTCACCGAGGAAGGAACCGTCGACGGGATCACCGCCGCACTGCGCGACGCGGCGGGCAAGCTGTCGGGCGGGGACATCCTGCTCTTCAGCTACTCCGGCCACGGCGGCCAGGTCCCGGACGTGACCGGCGGGGACCACGAACCCGACCGGCGCGACGAGACCCTGGTCTTCTACGACCGCCAGTTCCTCGACGACGAGGTCCACCAGGAGTTCCTGCGCTTCGACGACGGTGTACGCATCGTCACCTTCTTCGACTGCTGCCACAGCGGCAGCAGCATCGAGTTGCCGGGCACGGCGGAGGTCAGAGGGCGCTATGTGCCCGAGCCCCGGCAGATCGCGCTCTACGACCGCGACCGGGACTTCTACGACGACCTCCAGCGCTCGCTCGCCAAGGCGGCGGCCGCCGACGGCGACGGACAGGGACCCCCCGTGATCCTCGTCTCCGCCTGCCAGGACAACCAGGTCGCCGCCGACGGAGCCGTCAACGGCGCCTTCACCGAGGCGCTCCTCGAGGTCTGGCGCGACGGCGCCTTCCACGGCGACTACCGCACCTTCCACAAGGCGATCCAGGCCAAGCTGCCGCCCACCCAGAGCCCCAACCTCTACACGACCGGCTCACCTACGGAGGCCTTCCTCGGTCAGAGACCCCTCACGGTCTGA
- a CDS encoding trypsin-like serine peptidase — MGYGSRGGSHGGSPVATGPERVFGDLREVAARVRAGLEAEIEYEESAAELPPGVASAAQIAKFAQEERSRVLEAGVSGLEKLADGRADEIDDDEYFGVEAIVLLEGRPAILVQGQDFPSQPGDWAVLDASRPAIHESIARVGRVEVTGHPSLAWIGTAFQVGPDAVMTNRHVAAEFSRAEGAGWTFQQGMSARIDPGEELPAAQAPGPVPTPASLPYEITEVIGIHPEVDMALLRIAPPDGEQLPTPLAVAADAPASVPGRPVYVVGYPAWDGRRNEPESMRRIFMDIYNVKRLQPGMTTEFTPGGRVMKHDCSTLGGNSGSPVFDLTDHRVLGLHFGGRYRIGNVAVPLWEMVDDPLLAQAKVNWV; from the coding sequence ATGGGCTACGGATCACGCGGCGGCTCGCACGGCGGGTCACCGGTCGCGACCGGACCCGAACGGGTCTTCGGCGATCTGCGCGAGGTGGCCGCCCGGGTCCGGGCGGGCCTGGAGGCGGAGATCGAGTACGAGGAGTCGGCGGCGGAACTGCCGCCCGGCGTGGCCTCCGCGGCCCAGATCGCCAAGTTCGCGCAGGAGGAACGGTCCCGGGTCCTGGAGGCGGGCGTCTCCGGCCTGGAGAAGCTGGCCGACGGCCGGGCCGACGAGATCGACGACGACGAGTACTTCGGCGTGGAGGCGATCGTCCTCCTGGAGGGCCGGCCCGCGATCCTGGTGCAGGGACAGGACTTCCCCTCCCAGCCGGGCGACTGGGCGGTCCTCGACGCGAGCCGGCCGGCGATCCACGAGTCGATCGCCCGGGTCGGCCGGGTCGAGGTCACCGGACACCCGAGCCTCGCGTGGATCGGCACGGCGTTCCAGGTGGGGCCCGACGCGGTGATGACCAACCGGCACGTGGCCGCCGAGTTCAGCCGCGCCGAGGGAGCCGGCTGGACCTTCCAGCAGGGCATGTCCGCCCGGATCGACCCGGGCGAGGAACTGCCCGCCGCCCAGGCCCCGGGACCGGTGCCGACCCCGGCCTCCCTCCCGTACGAGATCACCGAGGTGATCGGCATCCACCCCGAGGTCGACATGGCGCTGCTGCGGATCGCCCCGCCCGACGGCGAGCAGCTGCCGACCCCGCTGGCGGTCGCGGCGGACGCCCCGGCGAGCGTGCCGGGCCGGCCGGTGTACGTCGTCGGCTACCCGGCGTGGGACGGGCGCCGCAACGAGCCGGAGTCGATGCGCCGGATCTTCATGGACATCTACAACGTGAAGCGGCTCCAGCCGGGCATGACCACGGAGTTCACGCCCGGCGGCCGGGTGATGAAGCACGACTGCTCGACGCTCGGCGGCAACAGCGGCTCCCCGGTCTTCGACCTCACCGACCACCGGGTCCTCGGCCTCCACTTCGGCGGGCGCTACCGGATCGGCAACGTGGCCGTGCCGCTGTGGGAGATGGTGGACGATCCGCTGCTGGCGCAGGCGAAGGTCAACTGGGTGTGA
- a CDS encoding DNA/RNA non-specific endonuclease, translating to MNPSDSRHDQFSDRAGYDEAFLGPVVPLPLPVRESVRTVLLPYTHFTVVFRPDRRLAASTGVCIEGAQLLEDVPREDVWNFDPRVPQDQQAGNDVYRNNSLDRGHLVRRLDPVWGAAGVADAANADTFHYTNAAPQADVFNQGKQLWQGLENYLLEHAAEYDRKLVVLTGPVLQDADPPYRGIQVPLRFWKVVAFMQDGALASTAYVLDQSPDLSKDAERALAGATAGAPPPLGPYRTYQVPVSDVAEITELEFGPLPDVDLMPPTRAPEERWRRLESFEDIAMQG from the coding sequence ATGAACCCGAGCGATTCCCGGCACGACCAGTTCTCCGACCGCGCCGGGTACGACGAGGCCTTCCTCGGCCCCGTGGTGCCCCTGCCCCTGCCGGTGCGCGAGTCCGTGCGGACCGTGCTCCTGCCGTACACGCACTTCACCGTCGTCTTCCGGCCCGACCGGCGGCTCGCCGCGTCGACCGGCGTCTGCATCGAGGGCGCCCAGCTCCTGGAGGACGTGCCCCGCGAGGACGTCTGGAACTTCGACCCGCGGGTGCCGCAGGACCAGCAGGCCGGCAACGACGTCTACCGCAACAACAGCCTGGACCGCGGGCACCTGGTCCGGCGCCTCGATCCGGTGTGGGGCGCCGCGGGCGTGGCGGACGCGGCGAACGCCGACACCTTCCACTACACCAACGCGGCCCCGCAGGCCGACGTGTTCAACCAGGGCAAACAGCTGTGGCAGGGCCTGGAGAACTACCTCCTGGAGCACGCCGCCGAGTACGACCGGAAGCTGGTGGTGCTCACCGGGCCGGTGCTGCAGGACGCCGACCCGCCCTACCGGGGCATCCAGGTGCCGCTGCGCTTCTGGAAGGTGGTCGCCTTCATGCAGGACGGGGCGCTCGCCTCCACCGCGTACGTCCTCGACCAGAGCCCCGACCTCAGCAAGGACGCCGAGCGGGCGCTGGCCGGGGCGACGGCGGGCGCGCCGCCGCCGCTGGGCCCGTACCGCACGTACCAGGTCCCGGTCTCGGACGTCGCGGAGATCACGGAGCTGGAGTTCGGGCCGCTGCCGGACGTGGACCTGATGCCTCCGACGCGGGCGCCGGAGGAGCGCTGGCGCCGGCTGGAGAGCTTCGAGGACATCGCGATGCAGGGCTGA